A window of Amycolatopsis australiensis contains these coding sequences:
- a CDS encoding roadblock/LC7 domain-containing protein, giving the protein MTASGQGTFGWLITDFVRRVPGAAHAVLVSADGLLLAPSEGLPQERAEQLSAVASGLISLTQGAARCFEAGGVNQTVVEMERGYLFLMSVSDGSSLAVLAAPTCDIGTVAYEMTLLVERVGQQITPELRAQLQGGVRG; this is encoded by the coding sequence GTGACGGCATCCGGCCAGGGCACATTCGGCTGGCTCATCACGGACTTCGTGCGCCGGGTCCCCGGTGCCGCGCACGCCGTTCTGGTGTCCGCGGACGGGCTGCTCCTGGCGCCGTCGGAAGGGCTGCCGCAGGAGCGTGCCGAGCAGCTGTCCGCGGTCGCGTCCGGGCTGATCAGCCTGACGCAGGGCGCGGCGCGCTGCTTCGAGGCCGGCGGCGTCAACCAGACCGTGGTGGAGATGGAGCGCGGTTACTTGTTCCTGATGTCCGTTTCCGACGGCTCGTCGCTCGCGGTGCTGGCCGCGCCGACGTGCGACATCGGCACGGTCGCCTACGAGATGACGCTGCTCGTCGAGCGGGTCGGCCAGCAGATCACCCCCGAGCTGCGCGCGCAGCTCCAGGGCGGCGTGCGTGGGTAG
- a CDS encoding DUF742 domain-containing protein produces MRISGFDDPDSSGWDALHRGTERESFDSPSKFDMSTLSMIMPKRKPVRPQPDPQGYTDEDTREWGSSDDSDHDDGYDDRYAPGEPEWQDEERYEPEPPPLEPAWTPPRGVRPPAPRHPAPRPVQTTPPSRSQPSWAPPVDPHAGWTPPPDPETRWIPQPEPWEEPARVPTAVPVASVNSRVRPYTRTGGRTRSDHNLALEALVSTSDDGRRYRGVRSVEHRRICDLCLDTRSVAEIAAHLRLPLGVVKVLVGDMADIGLVLIHQTELILGDRSSREFMERVLAGLRAL; encoded by the coding sequence ATGAGGATTTCGGGATTCGACGATCCGGACTCCAGCGGCTGGGACGCACTGCACCGCGGCACCGAGCGCGAGAGTTTCGATTCGCCCAGCAAGTTCGACATGTCGACGCTGTCGATGATCATGCCCAAGCGCAAGCCGGTCCGGCCGCAGCCGGACCCGCAGGGCTACACCGACGAGGACACCCGCGAGTGGGGCTCGTCCGACGACTCGGATCACGACGACGGGTACGACGACCGTTACGCACCGGGCGAGCCCGAGTGGCAGGACGAGGAGCGTTACGAGCCGGAGCCGCCGCCGCTGGAGCCCGCGTGGACGCCACCGCGCGGCGTGCGCCCGCCGGCGCCCCGGCACCCGGCTCCGCGGCCGGTGCAGACCACCCCGCCGTCCCGGTCGCAGCCGTCGTGGGCGCCGCCGGTCGACCCGCACGCCGGCTGGACGCCCCCGCCCGACCCGGAGACGCGCTGGATCCCCCAGCCGGAGCCGTGGGAGGAACCGGCCAGGGTGCCCACGGCCGTGCCGGTCGCGTCGGTGAACTCGCGGGTCCGCCCGTACACGCGCACCGGCGGCCGCACGCGCTCCGACCACAACCTCGCGCTGGAGGCGCTGGTCTCGACGTCCGACGACGGGCGCCGGTACCGCGGCGTCCGCTCGGTCGAGCACCGCCGGATCTGCGACCTGTGCCTGGACACGCGGTCGGTGGCGGAGATCGCCGCACATCTGCGGCTGCCGCTGGGCGTGGTGAAGGTGCTGGTCGGCGACATGGCCGACATCGGCCTCGTGCTGATCCACCAGACCGAGCTGATCCTCGGCGACCGTTCGTCGCGGGAGTTCATGGAGCGGGTGCTGGCGGGCCTGCGCGCCCTCTAG